From a single Streptomyces misionensis genomic region:
- a CDS encoding cold-shock protein, with protein MATGTVKWFNAEKGFGFIAQEGGGPDVFVHYSAINATGFRSLEENQQVTFDVTQGPKGPQAENVTPA; from the coding sequence ATGGCTACCGGAACCGTTAAGTGGTTCAACGCCGAAAAGGGCTTTGGCTTCATCGCCCAGGAGGGCGGCGGCCCCGACGTCTTCGTTCACTACTCCGCGATCAACGCCACCGGCTTCCGCTCCCTCGAGGAGAACCAGCAGGTGACCTTCGACGTGACGCAGGGTCCGAAGGGCCCGCAGGCGGAGAACGTCACCCCCGCCTGA